A stretch of the Chondrinema litorale genome encodes the following:
- a CDS encoding Crp/Fnr family transcriptional regulator: protein MDITTKGEIEELLQGHFYQLTEPKLRALIAENGVVKRVRAGELLMDIGDFIKSVPLITTGLIKIIREDENGNEIFLYYLQPGDTCAMSLTCCMANQRSHIKALAVEDTELIKVPSHYMDAWMSQFSSWKSFVMQIYQRRFQELLTTIDSIAFLKMDERLLKYIKDRAETTNSNIIKTTHQDIAEKLNSTRVVISRLLKQMEKKGMIKMGRNSIELL, encoded by the coding sequence ATGGATATAACTACAAAAGGTGAAATAGAAGAGCTTTTGCAAGGGCACTTCTATCAATTAACAGAGCCAAAGCTTAGAGCGCTTATAGCTGAAAATGGAGTTGTAAAAAGAGTTCGCGCAGGAGAATTACTTATGGATATCGGAGACTTTATTAAAAGTGTTCCTTTAATTACTACTGGTCTCATCAAAATTATAAGAGAAGATGAAAACGGTAATGAGATATTTCTTTACTATTTACAACCGGGAGATACTTGCGCTATGTCGCTTACTTGTTGTATGGCAAATCAGCGCAGCCACATTAAAGCTTTAGCAGTAGAAGATACAGAACTGATAAAAGTACCATCGCATTATATGGATGCTTGGATGTCTCAGTTTTCTAGTTGGAAAAGCTTTGTGATGCAAATCTACCAAAGACGTTTTCAAGAATTACTTACTACAATAGATAGCATTGCTTTCTTAAAAATGGATGAGCGCTTGCTTAAATATATAAAAGACCGAGCAGAAACCACCAACTCGAATATCATTAAAACCACGCATCAAGATATTGCCGAAAAACTTAATTCTACCCGTGTAGTAATCTCAAGATTACTCAAACAGATGGAAAAGAAAGGCATGATTAAAATGGGCAGAAACAGCATTGAGTTGTTGTGA
- a CDS encoding DUF3500 domain-containing protein, whose protein sequence is MRKLIYLIPLFFALFVAILALNKEDTPEEIALALLNSLDEEKRNRVHMSLEDSSRMNWHYLPWSSWERPGISLKEMDASQKAMVHKLLQSYLSEKGYKKVKDIISLEDVLAVIDNDPKRRDPDQYYLSVYGDPSTKTLWGYNFQGHHISLNFTIVDGKMSYTPRFYGANPAEVKAGPRKGFRALKAEEDLAMELVNSLDKSQSEKAIFKLESFWDIQSTNQAEIEHQISPLHTGKGLAIKDMNQKQQNLLFTLIDEYLSAMPKKLAEKRMAQLKTEEIDEIKFGWAGATQLGDGHYYCVQGETFLIEFDNTQNDANHIHTVWRDYDGDWGRDLIKEHYQSSNHHH, encoded by the coding sequence ATGAGAAAACTGATCTACCTTATCCCTTTATTTTTTGCTCTTTTTGTAGCAATTCTAGCGCTAAATAAAGAAGACACACCAGAAGAAATTGCCCTAGCTCTTTTAAACTCCCTTGATGAAGAAAAGCGAAATCGGGTTCACATGTCACTCGAAGACAGTAGCAGAATGAACTGGCACTATCTGCCTTGGTCTAGTTGGGAGCGACCAGGCATTTCGCTTAAAGAAATGGATGCAAGCCAAAAAGCGATGGTTCATAAATTATTACAGTCTTACCTAAGTGAAAAAGGCTACAAAAAAGTAAAAGACATTATTAGTCTAGAAGATGTGCTGGCAGTAATAGATAACGACCCCAAGCGTCGCGATCCAGACCAATATTATTTATCGGTTTATGGCGACCCATCTACCAAAACTTTATGGGGCTATAATTTTCAAGGGCATCATATTTCACTCAACTTTACTATTGTTGATGGTAAAATGTCTTACACCCCAAGATTCTATGGAGCAAATCCGGCAGAAGTAAAAGCAGGTCCACGAAAAGGTTTTAGAGCCTTAAAAGCAGAAGAAGACTTGGCGATGGAACTGGTAAATTCTTTAGATAAATCTCAATCAGAAAAGGCCATATTTAAACTAGAATCTTTCTGGGATATACAAAGTACCAATCAGGCAGAGATAGAGCATCAAATTTCTCCTTTGCATACTGGAAAAGGTTTGGCTATTAAAGATATGAATCAGAAACAGCAAAATTTACTGTTTACATTGATTGATGAGTACCTTTCTGCAATGCCAAAAAAGCTGGCAGAAAAAAGAATGGCCCAATTGAAAACAGAAGAAATAGATGAAATTAAATTTGGTTGGGCTGGTGCAACTCAATTAGGAGATGGACATTATTACTGTGTGCAAGGTGAGACATTTTTGATTGAGTTTGATAATACGCAAAACGATGCAAATCACATCCATACAGTTTGGAGAGATTATGACGGTGACTGGGGTAGAGACTTAATAAAAGAGCACTACCAAAGCTCCAATCACCATCATTAA
- the corA gene encoding magnesium/cobalt transporter CorA, which produces MANSISKTIQNTTKKIRPPRLNSFIGVFNSKNRSVNKGLAPGSLVFIGNRKMNKPKVRIIDYTNEHFDEKELTLDEIDKLDDYKNSNTVSWINVDGLHETELIGKIGEMFDIHPLLQEDILNTDQRAKFEDFENYLFVTLKMLSINRDNNHLSNEQISIVIHKNFVLTFQEKEGDVFDAVRERIRLKRGKLRNVGNDYLAYALLDTIVDNYIYLLDHLGEHIEDLEIQLLKKQTQLLLNKINTYKQELHFISKAVRPVRELIKEIIRSESPIFHKKTYPYLKDLLDIATQATETIETFREVLSDYLNIYHTGLSTHLNEIMKVLTIFSAIFIPLTFIAGVYGMNFEHMPELHYKWGYPGVLTLMGIVGFAMFCFLKWRKWF; this is translated from the coding sequence ATGGCGAACAGTATTAGTAAAACTATTCAGAATACAACAAAGAAAATTAGACCTCCCAGACTAAACAGCTTTATAGGTGTTTTTAATAGCAAAAATAGATCGGTAAACAAAGGGCTTGCTCCGGGCTCACTGGTTTTTATTGGTAACCGAAAGATGAATAAACCCAAAGTTCGGATTATCGATTACACCAACGAGCACTTTGACGAGAAAGAATTAACTCTGGATGAGATCGATAAACTGGATGACTATAAAAATAGCAATACTGTAAGTTGGATAAATGTAGATGGCTTACACGAAACAGAACTTATTGGTAAAATCGGTGAGATGTTCGACATACACCCACTCTTACAAGAAGATATTCTTAACACAGATCAAAGAGCAAAATTTGAAGATTTCGAAAACTATCTCTTCGTGACTCTTAAAATGTTAAGTATCAACCGTGATAATAACCATCTATCTAATGAGCAAATTAGTATCGTAATTCACAAAAACTTTGTGCTCACTTTTCAGGAAAAGGAGGGTGATGTGTTTGATGCTGTGCGAGAGCGGATAAGATTAAAAAGAGGAAAACTTAGAAATGTTGGCAACGATTACCTTGCTTATGCCTTACTAGATACCATTGTAGACAATTATATTTATCTGCTCGATCATTTAGGTGAGCATATTGAAGATTTGGAGATTCAGTTGCTTAAAAAGCAAACTCAGCTATTACTCAACAAGATTAATACTTATAAGCAGGAGCTCCATTTTATATCGAAAGCAGTAAGACCTGTAAGGGAGCTTATTAAAGAAATTATCAGATCAGAATCGCCCATATTCCATAAGAAGACATATCCGTATTTAAAGGATTTGCTAGATATAGCCACACAGGCTACAGAAACCATTGAAACATTCAGGGAGGTACTTTCAGATTATCTGAATATTTATCATACCGGATTAAGTACCCACCTGAATGAAATTATGAAGGTATTAACCATTTTTTCTGCCATCTTTATCCCGCTTACTTTTATTGCAGGTGTCTACGGAATGAACTTCGAACATATGCCTGAGCTACATTACAAATGGGGATACCCCGGTGTACTTACACTCATGGGAATTGTTGGTTTTGCCATGTTCTGTTTCTTAAAATGGCGAAAATGGTTTTAA
- a CDS encoding cold-shock protein codes for MKEGKVKFFNESKGFGFIKDSESDKEYFVHVSGLVDDIRENDDVTFELVEGRKGLNAINVKLA; via the coding sequence ATGAAAGAAGGAAAAGTTAAGTTTTTTAATGAATCAAAAGGATTCGGTTTTATCAAAGATTCTGAATCTGACAAAGAGTATTTCGTTCACGTATCTGGTTTAGTTGACGACATCAGAGAGAATGATGACGTTACTTTCGAATTAGTGGAAGGAAGAAAAGGATTAAATGCTATTAATGTTAAGCTTGCATAA
- a CDS encoding efflux RND transporter periplasmic adaptor subunit, translating to MRRIYQITFLFFTLSAFPSLMQSCTTEHAKGEGIEKKTEIPGIPAFSLTKNNLSTSIRIPGELIAFQQVDLYAKVSSFINKLHVDIGSEVKKGDLLASMDAPEINSQLAAAESRLKSQEAIYLASKATYNRLLETSKTPGTISPNDLEMADAKQKSDMAQLEAAKAAHYEIMANKDYLEIRAPFNGIITARNVSAGAYVGPTGKGSDSPIFTLQQQDKLRLVISVPEQYIGYLKNQDEVNFTVRSYPNETFTAKVARLAGALDSRLRSQRTEMDVVNPDKRLLPGMVAEVSIPLVSNEPSFVVPSTAVLNSTEGVFVIKVKDEKSVWVPVSLGQNGEGKTEVFGDLSEGDTIILNATEEIRNNGAVSKVDLS from the coding sequence ATGAGACGAATCTATCAGATTACCTTCTTGTTTTTCACACTTTCAGCTTTTCCAAGTTTGATGCAAAGTTGCACAACTGAACATGCGAAAGGTGAAGGAATTGAAAAGAAAACAGAAATTCCGGGTATTCCTGCTTTTTCTCTTACAAAAAATAATTTATCAACCTCTATCAGAATTCCAGGAGAACTGATTGCTTTCCAACAGGTGGATTTATATGCTAAAGTGAGCAGCTTTATTAACAAACTTCATGTTGATATCGGCAGTGAAGTTAAAAAAGGAGATTTGCTTGCCAGTATGGATGCACCTGAAATTAACTCTCAGCTTGCTGCTGCAGAATCTAGGCTTAAATCGCAAGAAGCCATTTATCTTGCCAGCAAAGCTACTTACAACCGTTTGCTCGAAACCAGTAAAACCCCCGGCACCATTTCACCTAACGATCTTGAAATGGCTGATGCTAAACAGAAGTCAGATATGGCGCAACTTGAAGCCGCTAAAGCTGCTCATTACGAGATTATGGCGAATAAAGATTATCTGGAAATTAGAGCCCCTTTTAACGGAATAATAACTGCAAGAAATGTAAGTGCCGGAGCCTATGTAGGCCCAACTGGGAAAGGATCAGATTCTCCTATTTTTACACTTCAACAACAAGATAAATTGAGGTTGGTAATTAGTGTTCCTGAGCAATATATTGGCTATTTAAAGAATCAAGACGAGGTAAACTTTACGGTTCGCTCTTATCCAAACGAAACTTTTACAGCTAAAGTAGCTCGCTTAGCAGGTGCACTTGATAGCAGATTGAGGTCACAACGTACAGAAATGGACGTCGTTAACCCAGATAAAAGATTACTCCCAGGCATGGTGGCAGAGGTATCGATTCCATTGGTATCAAACGAGCCATCTTTTGTAGTGCCATCTACTGCGGTGCTTAATTCTACAGAAGGTGTTTTTGTAATTAAAGTGAAGGATGAGAAAAGCGTTTGGGTACCTGTTTCTCTAGGACAGAATGGAGAAGGTAAAACAGAAGTTTTTGGTGATTTAAGCGAAGGTGATACAATTATTCTTAATGCCACAGAAGAAATTAGAAATAATGGTGCTGTTAGCAAAGTAGATCTTTCTTGA
- a CDS encoding efflux RND transporter permease subunit, which produces MDLIRFALRKPITILVLVAGLFFFGYKAVNNIKIDIFPQLDLPVIYISHPYNGYTPEQMETFFGKRYVNILLFVNGIKAIETKNIQGLTMMKISFYPGTDMAKAAAEVSAFSNRLQVAFPPGSSPPFIIRFDASTLPVGQLVLSSDQRTNNELLDMANIYVRSTFTSIPGLVSSPPFGGNVRTVVIKADPRLLRQHNLTPDQLVEAMRLNNITSPSGNVRIGDTNYILPTNTLIETVEDFQNIPIFKGGVQNLYMRDVATIEDGADVTSGYALVNGRRSVYLSIAKSADASTWEVVQNLKKAMPAMQAQLPEDVSLSYEFDQSSYVINSVESLMHEGIIGAVLTGIMVLLFLGDPRGALIVVLTIPTSIISAVLFLDLFGQTINIMTLSGLALAIGILVDESTVTIENIHQHLDMGKPKSLAVWDACKEIAFPKLLILFCILAVFAPAFTMSGIPGSLFLPLALSIGFSMTISYFLAQTFVPIMANWLIKGKHDKENDAEVFADSHMEDEDDTWSQKAMLVEREDSNMDGKIDLMERLRMRYLKFIKRMIPYRKPIVGAYILIASALVVLMISSIGRDVLPKVNSGQFQIRLRLPDGTRIERTEEQTIKLTEAIKELVGEENFSVSSGYVGLHPQLFSISPIFLWMAGPHEAVLQVALAHGYEVELDELKDNIREIAADINSQMILSFEPIELTDKILSQGSPTPIEVRFSGRVKKNNEEYAKKIIPELKKIPYLRDIQIGQSINYPVINIEIDRIKAAQLGIDVNNIARSLVASTSSSRSTEKNVWIDSKSNNSYNVQVQIPESKMNSIEDISEIPLLKNASRPVLGDIATFKRSTSYGEADDLGAMPMLTVTANISDIDLGTAADDVQAAIDRLGELPRGLNVELIGLSKTLIETLDSLQNGLVVAILVIFLMLAANFQSFKVSAIVLATVPAVLLGSLVLLMLFGSTLNLQSYMGIIMSVGVSISNAVLLITNAEQLRMHSGDAFLAAEEAAALRLRPIIMTALAMVVGMVPMAIGMGEAGDQSSPLGRAVIGGLVASTFAVLFILPLAFAWGQEKTTIQSVSLDPEDEESIHFIPNLHTKSPKV; this is translated from the coding sequence ATGGATTTAATACGTTTTGCATTACGAAAACCCATCACTATTCTCGTACTAGTTGCCGGGCTTTTCTTTTTCGGTTACAAAGCGGTAAATAATATAAAGATTGATATTTTTCCCCAGCTCGATCTGCCTGTTATCTATATCTCGCACCCATACAATGGTTATACTCCCGAACAGATGGAAACTTTCTTCGGAAAGCGGTATGTAAACATTCTGCTCTTCGTAAATGGTATCAAAGCCATCGAAACGAAAAACATTCAGGGTTTAACCATGATGAAAATTAGTTTCTATCCGGGAACAGATATGGCAAAGGCTGCTGCCGAAGTAAGTGCTTTTTCAAATAGACTCCAAGTCGCATTTCCTCCGGGATCGAGTCCACCTTTTATCATTCGATTTGATGCTTCTACCCTACCAGTTGGCCAGCTTGTTTTAAGTAGCGATCAGCGAACAAACAACGAGCTACTTGATATGGCAAATATCTATGTGCGTTCTACATTTACTTCTATTCCGGGTTTGGTGAGTTCGCCACCTTTTGGAGGTAATGTGAGAACAGTCGTTATAAAAGCTGATCCTCGATTGCTTCGTCAACACAACCTCACACCAGATCAGCTAGTGGAAGCAATGCGATTGAATAACATCACTTCGCCTTCTGGTAATGTGCGTATTGGAGACACCAACTATATTTTGCCTACCAATACATTAATAGAAACGGTAGAAGATTTTCAGAACATTCCAATTTTTAAAGGAGGCGTTCAGAACCTTTATATGAGAGATGTGGCCACCATAGAAGATGGTGCCGACGTAACATCAGGTTATGCCTTGGTTAATGGCCGCCGCTCTGTTTACTTGAGTATTGCAAAAAGTGCTGATGCTTCTACATGGGAGGTTGTTCAAAACCTGAAAAAAGCCATGCCAGCCATGCAAGCTCAATTACCAGAAGATGTATCTCTGAGTTACGAATTTGATCAGTCTTCTTATGTAATTAACTCAGTAGAAAGTTTAATGCACGAAGGTATAATTGGTGCAGTACTTACAGGAATAATGGTATTGCTTTTCCTTGGTGACCCTAGAGGAGCATTAATTGTGGTGCTTACCATCCCGACTTCAATTATTTCTGCTGTTTTGTTCCTCGATTTATTCGGGCAAACCATCAACATAATGACCTTGAGTGGTTTGGCACTCGCCATTGGTATTCTGGTCGATGAAAGTACAGTAACCATTGAAAATATTCACCAGCATCTCGATATGGGTAAACCCAAATCGTTGGCAGTTTGGGATGCTTGTAAAGAAATTGCCTTCCCTAAATTACTTATCTTATTCTGTATTTTAGCGGTGTTTGCTCCAGCATTTACTATGTCTGGTATTCCGGGTTCTTTATTCTTGCCATTAGCATTGTCTATCGGTTTTAGTATGACGATCTCGTACTTCCTCGCACAAACCTTTGTGCCGATCATGGCAAACTGGTTAATTAAAGGAAAGCACGATAAAGAAAATGATGCTGAGGTTTTTGCTGATTCTCACATGGAAGACGAAGACGATACATGGAGCCAAAAAGCCATGTTAGTAGAAAGGGAAGACAGCAATATGGATGGTAAAATAGACTTAATGGAGCGACTCAGAATGCGCTACCTCAAGTTTATTAAAAGAATGATTCCATACAGAAAACCAATTGTTGGAGCATACATATTAATTGCGTCTGCTTTGGTCGTGTTGATGATTTCTTCAATTGGTCGCGATGTACTTCCAAAAGTAAATAGTGGTCAGTTTCAGATCAGACTACGTCTACCAGATGGTACAAGAATCGAAAGAACTGAAGAACAAACCATTAAACTTACCGAAGCTATTAAAGAATTGGTGGGGGAAGAAAACTTCTCAGTATCTTCAGGATATGTTGGCTTGCATCCACAGCTATTCTCTATTAGCCCAATATTCTTGTGGATGGCTGGGCCGCACGAAGCTGTACTTCAAGTAGCACTTGCACATGGTTATGAAGTAGAACTGGATGAATTAAAAGACAACATCCGCGAAATTGCTGCTGATATTAACAGCCAAATGATACTTTCTTTTGAACCTATCGAATTAACAGACAAAATTTTAAGTCAAGGTTCTCCTACTCCAATTGAAGTGAGATTCTCTGGAAGGGTAAAGAAAAACAATGAAGAGTATGCCAAAAAGATTATTCCTGAACTAAAGAAGATTCCTTATTTAAGAGATATTCAAATTGGCCAGTCAATCAATTATCCAGTTATTAATATAGAAATAGACAGGATAAAAGCCGCTCAGCTTGGCATTGATGTAAATAACATTGCTCGTTCGTTGGTAGCTTCTACTTCTTCATCAAGAAGTACAGAGAAAAACGTTTGGATAGATTCAAAATCAAACAACAGCTACAACGTGCAGGTGCAAATTCCTGAAAGTAAGATGAACAGCATTGAAGATATTTCTGAGATTCCTTTGCTTAAAAATGCGTCAAGGCCTGTATTAGGCGACATTGCCACATTTAAAAGAAGTACTTCTTATGGAGAAGCCGATGATTTAGGGGCAATGCCAATGTTAACTGTTACTGCTAACATAAGCGATATTGATTTAGGCACCGCTGCTGATGATGTACAAGCTGCTATTGATAGGCTTGGAGAATTGCCAAGAGGACTAAATGTTGAATTGATTGGCTTGAGCAAAACCTTAATTGAAACACTAGATAGTTTGCAAAATGGTTTGGTTGTAGCAATTTTAGTAATCTTCTTAATGTTGGCTGCCAACTTCCAATCTTTTAAAGTTTCGGCAATTGTACTGGCAACTGTTCCCGCAGTATTATTAGGCTCCTTAGTTTTATTGATGCTTTTTGGCTCAACTTTGAACTTACAATCTTATATGGGCATTATCATGTCAGTAGGTGTTTCTATATCTAATGCTGTATTGTTAATTACCAATGCAGAGCAATTACGCATGCATTCTGGCGATGCCTTTCTTGCAGCAGAAGAAGCTGCCGCACTCCGACTAAGACCAATAATTATGACAGCCCTAGCCATGGTAGTAGGTATGGTACCAATGGCTATCGGTATGGGTGAAGCAGGAGATCAATCTTCTCCACTTGGAAGAGCTGTAATTGGAGGTCTGGTAGCATCCACCTTTGCTGTATTGTTTATTTTACCACTTGCATTTGCTTGGGGCCAAGAAAAAACAACAATACAAAGTGTTTCACTCGATCCAGAAGACGAAGAGAGTATTCACTTTATACCCAACTTACATACAAAATCACCAAAAGTTTAA
- a CDS encoding TolC family protein codes for MSKKILLVLMTLILTSYHAFSQEVLSLKKAIDLTVKNYGTIRAKKHYSEASNELVKQAKKAYLPDVRLGARNDYGTINGLYGPSYGFGGSGLASSGPFLSEESWNAAFGSLYFTSVNWDVFSFGKAKQNIKVAEAAAEINQRDFEQEVFQYKVKVAAAYLNLLAAQQLESSYQKNLERAETFKQIATTRAYNGLIAGVDSLQANAAFSSAKIALTQAIVNKEEQANQLAVLLSLPHQEFILDSVFVSKIPFLLQDSVSTKNHPVLQWYQSRIKYSESQESFIKASYFPTVSLVGVIQTRGSGFGSNYASEQLDYSSAYWDGVQPSRGNYLLGVGLFWNLAQPFKISNQFKAQKLTSSGLQEEYNLATQQIEAQLALSDIKIKNALDNFREAPIQVDAAHEAYLRQSKLYENGLTDLNTVTQALYALVRAETDRDIANNNVWQALLLKAAATGNFNLFEDQL; via the coding sequence ATGAGTAAGAAAATTTTACTTGTTTTAATGACTCTCATTTTAACAAGTTACCATGCATTTTCGCAAGAAGTGCTTTCTCTTAAAAAAGCTATTGATTTAACCGTAAAAAATTATGGAACGATCAGAGCTAAAAAGCACTATTCCGAAGCATCAAACGAATTGGTTAAACAAGCCAAAAAAGCATATCTGCCAGATGTTAGATTAGGAGCAAGAAACGATTATGGCACTATCAATGGCTTGTATGGGCCATCTTATGGTTTTGGCGGATCAGGATTGGCTTCGTCTGGTCCTTTCTTATCCGAAGAATCGTGGAATGCCGCATTTGGTTCTTTATACTTTACAAGTGTAAACTGGGATGTTTTCTCTTTTGGAAAGGCAAAGCAAAACATAAAAGTAGCAGAAGCCGCAGCAGAAATTAACCAAAGAGATTTTGAGCAAGAAGTATTTCAATATAAAGTAAAAGTAGCAGCAGCTTACCTTAATTTACTGGCTGCTCAGCAACTAGAAAGTTCTTACCAGAAAAACCTAGAACGTGCCGAAACTTTTAAACAAATTGCAACCACGCGTGCCTACAATGGACTAATTGCTGGAGTTGATTCTCTACAAGCGAACGCTGCTTTTTCTAGTGCTAAAATTGCGCTAACTCAAGCAATTGTAAATAAAGAAGAACAAGCAAATCAGTTAGCTGTTTTATTAAGCTTACCTCATCAAGAATTTATACTAGACAGTGTGTTTGTAAGTAAAATTCCTTTTCTTTTACAAGATTCTGTTTCTACAAAAAACCACCCTGTTTTGCAATGGTACCAAAGTAGAATCAAATACAGCGAATCTCAGGAGAGTTTTATTAAAGCATCTTATTTTCCAACAGTAAGCTTGGTTGGGGTAATTCAAACCAGAGGTTCTGGTTTTGGCTCAAATTACGCATCAGAGCAACTAGACTACAGTTCTGCTTATTGGGATGGCGTGCAACCTAGTAGAGGAAATTATCTTTTAGGTGTAGGGTTATTCTGGAATTTGGCTCAACCTTTCAAAATTTCTAATCAGTTTAAGGCACAAAAGCTAACCAGCTCTGGACTACAAGAAGAATATAATCTGGCAACCCAGCAAATTGAAGCTCAACTGGCACTCTCAGATATCAAAATCAAAAATGCACTCGACAATTTTAGAGAAGCACCTATACAAGTAGATGCTGCACATGAAGCATATCTAAGACAATCTAAGCTGTACGAAAACGGGCTTACCGATTTAAACACAGTTACTCAGGCATTATACGCATTGGTGAGAGCCGAAACAGATAGAGACATCGCAAACAACAATGTTTGGCAGGCTTTGCTTTTGAAAGCCGCAGCAACCGGCAATTTTAATTTATTCGAAGATCAACTGTAA
- a CDS encoding MFS transporter, translated as MKLKTDQLAAQIDKSKSGGNYRWRICALLFFATTINYLDRQVLGILAPFLQEDMGWSEVDYGTIVSAFKIAYAIGLISMGNLLDRIGTRLGYAISISIWSLAGAAHAFAGTVTGFATARFTLGLGESANFPAAIKTVTEWFPKKERAFATGIFNSGSNIGSILAPLAVPFIAVQWGWQWAFIITGAIGFIWLIFWLTTYKTPEQHPKLSKEELAYIQQDQEETQKKIPWIKLLAYRETYAICFLKFVTDPVWWFFLFWLPKFLNSTHGISLTELGPPLITIYLVSDLGSIAGGWFSSYLIKIGKSVNFARKTTILICGIAALPIAIASRVDDLWIAVALISLGTAAHQACSANIFTIVSDVFPKNAIGSVVGIAGTAGALGGVVIAYSVGVILETTGSYIPIFTGFSLAYLVAWVGLNIGIPKLQQVKVE; from the coding sequence ATGAAACTGAAAACTGACCAACTAGCTGCACAAATAGATAAAAGCAAGAGTGGTGGAAATTATCGTTGGAGAATTTGTGCCTTGTTATTTTTTGCCACTACTATTAATTACCTCGACCGACAAGTACTCGGAATACTCGCTCCTTTTCTTCAAGAAGATATGGGATGGAGTGAGGTGGATTATGGAACAATTGTATCTGCTTTTAAAATCGCTTATGCCATCGGTTTGATAAGTATGGGCAACTTGCTCGACCGAATTGGAACTCGATTAGGATATGCTATTTCAATATCAATATGGAGTTTGGCTGGTGCTGCCCACGCATTTGCCGGTACAGTAACTGGTTTTGCTACTGCCCGGTTTACATTGGGTTTGGGCGAATCTGCCAATTTTCCTGCTGCTATAAAAACTGTTACAGAATGGTTTCCGAAAAAAGAGCGAGCTTTTGCTACTGGTATTTTTAATTCAGGAAGTAACATAGGTTCGATTCTGGCTCCTTTGGCAGTGCCATTCATTGCCGTACAATGGGGTTGGCAATGGGCATTTATTATTACTGGTGCCATTGGTTTTATATGGTTGATCTTCTGGTTAACGACTTACAAAACACCAGAACAACATCCAAAACTCAGTAAAGAAGAATTAGCCTATATCCAACAAGACCAAGAAGAAACCCAAAAGAAAATTCCTTGGATTAAACTATTGGCTTATAGAGAAACTTATGCCATTTGCTTTTTAAAATTTGTAACCGATCCGGTATGGTGGTTTTTCCTTTTCTGGTTACCAAAATTCCTTAACTCCACACACGGAATCAGTTTAACAGAACTCGGTCCTCCTCTTATTACTATCTATTTGGTTTCAGATTTAGGAAGTATTGCTGGTGGTTGGTTCTCTTCTTATCTGATTAAGATAGGTAAGTCTGTAAACTTTGCTAGAAAGACAACAATTCTAATTTGTGGTATCGCTGCATTGCCTATTGCAATTGCTTCTAGAGTAGACGATTTATGGATAGCTGTGGCTTTAATCAGTTTAGGAACTGCTGCACATCAGGCTTGCTCAGCAAATATTTTTACCATCGTTTCAGATGTATTTCCAAAAAATGCGATTGGTTCTGTAGTAGGTATTGCCGGCACGGCTGGTGCCTTAGGTGGTGTAGTAATCGCCTATTCAGTAGGAGTTATATTAGAAACTACTGGCAGTTACATTCCTATTTTTACTGGCTTTAGTTTAGCCTATCTTGTTGCGTGGGTAGGCCTAAATATAGGCATACCCAAACTGCAACAAGTTAAAGTAGAATAG